The Streptomyces capitiformicae genome contains the following window.
GGGAAAGGAGCGGGACAGCGTCGGGCGGGGGTGCCCGCGCGGGCCCGGACGTGAAAGTCCGGATCATTGTGCCGGTAGGCCGACCGCGCCGTTTCGTCGGGCTCTCGCGTCGGGCTCTTCCGTTGGGACGGGATACAAACCGCTGACACACCCGCCTGTCAATACTTTGTTAAGACATCATTTCACGAGCAGGTCTTTATGTCAGAACAAAGTCTTACCGACCCGAGCGCCCGCGCCCCGGGAGCCACATGTAAGGACAATGCAATGACAGGGGTTCCTGTCATCCAGACGGACGGATACCCTCATAGCGTGACCAGTGCGACCACAGGGAGTACGCAGAGCCTCGGCCTCAGCGTCGACCGGAGCAGCCCGGTGCCGCTGTACTACCAGCTGGCCCGGCAGCTGGAGTCCGCGATCGAGCACGGCGCACTGGGCCCGGGCAGCCTGCTGGGCAACGAGATCGAGCTCGCGGGCCGCCTCGGCCTGTCCCGGCCGACCGTACGGCAGGCCATCCAGTCGCTGGTCGACAAGGGCCTGCTCGTACGCCGCCGGGGCGTGGGAACACAGGTGGTCCACAGCCAGGTCAAGCGGCCGCTGGAGCTGAGCAGCCTGTACGACGACCTGGAGGCGGCCGGGCAGCAGCCCACGACCCGGGTGCTGCTGAGCGAGGTCCGGACCGCCTCCGACGAGGTCGCCGCCGCCCTGGGTATCGCCGAGGGCACCGAGGTGCACCTGTTCGAGCGGTTGCGCCTCACCCACGGCCAGCCGGTGGCGTTCCTGTCGAACTACGTCCCGGCGGGACTGCTGGACCTCGACACCGAACGGCTGGAGTCGACGGGCCTGTACCGGATGATGCGCAACGCCGGCATCACCCTGCACAGCGCCCACCAGACCGTCGGCGCCCGGAACGCGAACGCCGGCGAGGCCGAGCGGCTCGGCGAGCCCGAGGGCGCCGCCCTGCTCACCATGCAGCGCACGGCGTACGACGACACCGGCCGCGCGGTCGAGTACGGCAGCCACATCTACCGTGCCTCGCGCTACTCCTTCGACTTCCAGCTACTCGTCCGCAACTGACCGTCCCCGCACGGCAGTTGTTCAGAGGCTCACCCACGCCCCGGACTCCGCCGAGCGGCTCATCGCGTCCAGTGCGGTGGCGCTGTGCACGGCGTCGTCCAGGGTGGTGCCGTACGGGGTGCCCTCGGCGATGGAGCGGAGGAAGTGGTACGCCTCGATGACCTTGAGGTCGTCGTAGCCCATGGCGTTGGCGGAGCCCGGCTGGAAGGCGGCGTACTCGCCGTGGCCGGGGCCGACGAAGAGGGTGCTGACGGCCTGGTCCTGGTAGGCGTCTCCCCTGCTGACGGCCAGTTCGCCCATGCGGCGGAAGTCCCAGGAGACGGCGCCCTTGGTGCCGTGGACCTCGAAGCCGTAGTTGTTCTGCTCGCCGACGGAGACCCGGCAGGCCTCCAGGACGCCGCGGGCGCCGGAGGCGAAGCGGAGCAGGCAGCTGACGTAGTCCTCGTTCTCCACAGGGCCGAGTTCGCCGCCGCTCGCACGGGTGTGCCCGGCGGTGGCGCCGGTGGGGCGGGCCCGTTCGGGGACGAAGACCGCGGTGTCGGCGGTGAGAGCGGCGATGTCGCCGAGGAGGAAGCGGGCGAGGTCGACGCCGTGCGAGGCGAGGTCGCCGAGGACCCCGCTGCCGCCGCGCTCGCGCTCGTACCGCCAGGTCAGCGCGGAGTCGGGGTGGGCGGCGTAGTCGCTGAAGAGGCGGATCCGGACGTGGGTGACGGTGCCGATCTCGCCGGCGGCGATCAGTTCGCGGGCGGCCGCGACGGCGGGCGCGTTGCGGTAGTTGAAGCCGACGGCGCCCTGGACGCCGGCCTCGGCGACCGCGTCGGCCACGGCGCGGGCGTCGGCGGCGGTGAGGCCGACGGGCTTCTCGATCCAGATGTGCTTGCCGGCCTCGGCCATGGCGACACCGATCTCCCGGTGGAGGAAGTTCGGCGCGGTGATGCTCACGGCCTGGACCCGGGGGTCGGCGGCCACCTCGCGCCAGTCGCGGGCGGTGGCGGCGAATCCGTACCGCTCAGCCGCCTCCTCCGCACGCCCCGGGACCTCTTCGGCGACGGTGATCAGCTCCGGCCGTACGGTCAGCCGCGGGAAGTGGTGCGGCACGCGGGCGTACGCCTGGGTGTGCACCCGTCCCATCCAGCCGAACCCCACGACGGCGACACCGAGCGCACTCACCATGACTGCCTTCACCCTTTTGGACCGGTCCAGAACGTGCGTACGCGGCTCACCTTGCGGGCCGACTTCGCAACTGTCAAAGGGGATTCTTCCCTCACGAGAGCTTCTCCCCCGGCGCGGTCAAGACCATCGGCGCCCTGGAGGCCCTGGCGGCAATCGGCCTGATCCTGCCGGCCGCCGTGGACATCGCCCCGATATTCGTCCCGCTCGCGGCGACCGGCCTGGTCCTCATCATGATCGGCGCGGTGATCTTCCACGCCCGCCGCAAGGAGAACCAGGCGATCCTCATCAGCGTGGTGCTGCTGGCACTGGCGGCCGTGGTGGCTTGGGGCCGGTTCGGGCCGTACGCCTTCTAGGCCGTTCCAGTCGCCCGTACGTCCACGGCGGTGAGCGCCAGGGCCAGCAGGCCCGGGGCGAGGAAGGCGAGCGGGAGCAGCATCCAGGCGCACAGGGCGGCGGCCGCCAGGGCCAGCAGCACCAGGCCGCTGCCTCCCACGTCCCGTACCCCGTCCCGCGCCGCCCTCCGTACCGCCTCGGGCCAGTCGGTGGTGGACTCGGGGCGGGCGCAGGCGCGCAGGCCGACCACGGTGGCGCAGATGGTCACGGCGGCGGCGAGGAGCGCGAAGGCGGGGCCGCCCGGGAGTCCGGCGCCGACGAGAGCGAGGTCGACCAGGACGAGGGCCAGCGCGGCGAGGGTGACGAGCCCGGCGGCCAGGTCGCCGACGCGCAGGCGGGGCCTCAGCTCCGCGAAGAACCGCCCGGCTGTGGCCGGACGTCCCTCCCGCGCTCCCCGCAGTACCGCGCACGCCGTCGACAGGGCCGCGGGCAGGGTCAGCAGCGGCAGGCTCACCACCGCCACGGCGATGCCCACGCTCAGCACGTCAGCGAAGAGCGTCATCCGGGGCCCGAAGACCTCGCCCGCCTCCCGGCTGGTCCGCACACCGCTCACCCCTTGATCCCGGAGTTGGCCATGCCCTCCACCAGGAACCGCTGGAAGGCGAGGAAGAACAGGACGATCGGCAGCAGGGCGATCACCGACATGGCGAACATCGGGCCGAAGGCCGAGGTGCTCGACGCGTCCACGAACGACCTGAGGGCCAGCGTGAGCGTGAACTTCTCGGGTGAGAAGAGATAGATCAGCTGGGTGAAGAAGTCGTTCCAGGTCCAGATGAAGGTGAAGATCGCGGTCGTGATCAGGGCGGGTCGCGTCAACGGCAGGATCACCAGCAGGAAACTCCGGAACGGCCCGCAACCGTCGATCCGCGCCGCCTCCTCCAGTTCCCTCGGCAGTCCGCGCATGAACTGCACGAT
Protein-coding sequences here:
- a CDS encoding GntR family transcriptional regulator; translated protein: MTSATTGSTQSLGLSVDRSSPVPLYYQLARQLESAIEHGALGPGSLLGNEIELAGRLGLSRPTVRQAIQSLVDKGLLVRRRGVGTQVVHSQVKRPLELSSLYDDLEAAGQQPTTRVLLSEVRTASDEVAAALGIAEGTEVHLFERLRLTHGQPVAFLSNYVPAGLLDLDTERLESTGLYRMMRNAGITLHSAHQTVGARNANAGEAERLGEPEGAALLTMQRTAYDDTGRAVEYGSHIYRASRYSFDFQLLVRN
- a CDS encoding Gfo/Idh/MocA family protein, which encodes MVSALGVAVVGFGWMGRVHTQAYARVPHHFPRLTVRPELITVAEEVPGRAEEAAERYGFAATARDWREVAADPRVQAVSITAPNFLHREIGVAMAEAGKHIWIEKPVGLTAADARAVADAVAEAGVQGAVGFNYRNAPAVAAARELIAAGEIGTVTHVRIRLFSDYAAHPDSALTWRYERERGGSGVLGDLASHGVDLARFLLGDIAALTADTAVFVPERARPTGATAGHTRASGGELGPVENEDYVSCLLRFASGARGVLEACRVSVGEQNNYGFEVHGTKGAVSWDFRRMGELAVSRGDAYQDQAVSTLFVGPGHGEYAAFQPGSANAMGYDDLKVIEAYHFLRSIAEGTPYGTTLDDAVHSATALDAMSRSAESGAWVSL
- a CDS encoding DoxX family protein produces the protein MPSPFWTGPERAYAAHLAGRLRNCQRGFFPHESFSPGAVKTIGALEALAAIGLILPAAVDIAPIFVPLAATGLVLIMIGAVIFHARRKENQAILISVVLLALAAVVAWGRFGPYAF